One Qipengyuania gaetbuli genomic region harbors:
- a CDS encoding sodium:solute symporter family transporter, whose amino-acid sequence MYDTAEFGSLVQVGVFAGLTALVGLLTWLKVRGAARDGSEKDVYLGGKGLTWFFVAGSITLTNLSTDQLVGMNGNQMLLLAWWEIAGFVGLMALAFVFVPLYYRYNCTTVTELLERRYDGRSIRTLISAIFILGNLLIYLPAALYSGGLFLQSLFGEGIPLLAFSLGLALVGAAYTVFGGLRAVAVMDTFSGIGILFLALVIVFLALAAVDFDIVTGVPAERLSMVGAADSPIPFHTLFTGMAFIQIFYWSTNQNITQKAMAAPTVREAQKGVFAAAAVRILVVPPIVVVPGVVAYKLFGDVGDAAYGRLVAEVLPSWLSGAFAAMVAAAVITTFSAVLNSTVALYSVDFHERFVGEVKNHWKLGAIMSVLATALAIVMVPVFQNAESIINLLQQLNGLSSMPILSAFIVGLLFRNVAARSAIAGVVWGIALYGLFTFNEGFAASVGIHYIDFMVVTLFTSVAAALAFNRFALGRRAEWIGFALFRGEDKAAA is encoded by the coding sequence ATGTACGATACGGCCGAATTCGGCAGCCTGGTCCAGGTCGGCGTGTTCGCCGGACTGACCGCACTGGTGGGCCTGCTGACCTGGCTGAAGGTGCGCGGCGCGGCGCGCGACGGGTCGGAAAAGGACGTCTACCTCGGCGGCAAGGGACTGACCTGGTTCTTCGTTGCCGGTTCGATCACCCTGACCAACCTGTCGACCGACCAGCTGGTCGGAATGAACGGCAACCAGATGCTGTTGCTCGCCTGGTGGGAAATCGCCGGTTTCGTCGGGCTGATGGCCCTGGCCTTCGTTTTCGTGCCCCTCTACTATCGCTACAACTGCACGACCGTGACCGAGCTGCTGGAACGGCGCTATGACGGGCGGTCGATCCGGACGCTGATCTCGGCGATCTTCATCCTCGGAAACCTGCTCATCTACCTCCCGGCGGCGCTCTATTCGGGCGGGCTGTTCCTGCAGTCGTTGTTCGGCGAAGGAATACCGCTGCTGGCCTTCTCGCTCGGGCTAGCGCTGGTCGGCGCGGCCTATACCGTGTTCGGGGGCCTCAGGGCCGTGGCGGTGATGGACACCTTTTCCGGCATCGGCATCCTGTTCCTGGCGCTGGTGATCGTGTTCTTGGCGCTGGCCGCGGTCGATTTCGACATCGTCACCGGCGTGCCGGCCGAACGGCTGAGCATGGTGGGCGCGGCGGACAGTCCGATCCCCTTCCACACGCTGTTCACCGGCATGGCCTTCATCCAGATCTTCTACTGGTCGACCAACCAGAACATCACGCAAAAGGCGATGGCCGCCCCCACCGTGCGCGAGGCGCAGAAGGGCGTCTTCGCCGCAGCTGCCGTGCGCATCCTCGTGGTCCCTCCGATCGTGGTCGTGCCCGGCGTGGTCGCCTACAAGTTGTTCGGCGATGTCGGCGATGCGGCTTACGGCAGGCTCGTTGCGGAAGTCCTGCCGTCATGGCTCTCGGGCGCTTTCGCAGCCATGGTCGCCGCTGCCGTGATCACGACTTTCAGTGCCGTACTGAACTCCACCGTCGCGCTCTATTCGGTCGACTTCCACGAGCGTTTCGTGGGCGAGGTGAAGAACCACTGGAAGCTCGGCGCGATCATGAGCGTGCTGGCGACCGCATTGGCCATCGTGATGGTCCCCGTGTTCCAGAACGCGGAAAGCATCATCAACCTGCTCCAGCAGCTTAATGGCCTGTCTTCCATGCCGATCCTGTCGGCCTTCATCGTCGGCCTGCTGTTCCGCAACGTCGCCGCGCGCTCGGCCATCGCCGGGGTCGTGTGGGGCATCGCTCTCTACGGCCTCTTCACCTTCAACGAGGGCTTCGCGGCGAGCGTGGGCATCCATTACATCGACTTCATGGTCGTGACGCTGTTCACGTCGGTCGCGGCCGCGCTGGCATTCAACCGCTTCGCGCTGGGCCGCCGGGCCGAATGGATCGGCTTTGCCCTCTTCCGCGGCGAGGACAAAGCCGCCGCATGA
- a CDS encoding beta-galactosidase yields MDIGVCYYPEHWPEARWAADAALMRETGLTRVRIGEFAWSRIEPEPGRFDWGWLDRAVETLHAAGLGIIMGTPTATPPKWLVDRMPDMVALDRDGRPRGFGSRRHYCFSHVGYREEAARITRAIVERYGRHPGVVSWQTDNEYGCHDTVQSFSPAARDAFRIWLAARYGSVEALNEAWGNVFWSMEYRSFDEVDLPNLTVTEANPAHWLAFRRFSSDQVVRFNRVQVDILRELSPGRDITHNAMGFYTGYDHHDLAADLDVLGWDSYPLGFLEMFRFSEEEKRKYSRQGHPDIAAFHHDLYRGCAKNGRWSVLEQQPGPVNWARHNPAPLPGMVRLWTLEAFAHGAELVSYFRWRQFPKAQEQMHAGLLRPDATPAPALAEARMAADDLARIGDAGEAPKQAALVFAYDAEWMTQIQPQGEGRSALWAAFAAYSSLRRLGLNVDIVSPSASLDGYALVVVPCLPIVPDELVAKLAASEAQVVIGPRTGTRDLDFGIPDALLHEGLAEFIGGRVVRSESLSDRLVMAGDGWEARGWLDHYKGEAVPEMVAKGGETVALRHGRAWIAAAWPQGSFLDTLVQRAANAAGLEAEPLPEGIRRRRRGDTLFEFDYNAGEVRFER; encoded by the coding sequence ATGGACATCGGCGTTTGCTACTATCCGGAACATTGGCCCGAAGCCCGCTGGGCGGCGGATGCTGCCCTGATGCGCGAGACGGGCCTCACCCGCGTGCGGATCGGCGAATTCGCGTGGAGCCGGATCGAACCCGAACCCGGCCGCTTCGACTGGGGCTGGCTCGACCGCGCGGTGGAGACACTTCATGCAGCAGGGCTCGGCATCATCATGGGGACGCCCACGGCGACGCCGCCCAAGTGGCTGGTCGACCGGATGCCCGACATGGTCGCGCTCGATCGCGATGGCAGGCCGCGCGGCTTCGGTTCGCGGCGGCATTATTGCTTCAGCCACGTGGGCTACCGCGAAGAAGCAGCGCGGATCACGCGCGCGATTGTCGAACGGTATGGCCGGCACCCCGGCGTCGTCAGTTGGCAGACCGATAATGAATATGGCTGCCACGACACGGTGCAGAGCTTCTCGCCCGCCGCGCGCGATGCCTTCCGCATCTGGCTGGCCGCCCGCTACGGGTCCGTCGAGGCGCTGAACGAGGCCTGGGGCAATGTCTTCTGGTCGATGGAGTACCGGTCCTTCGACGAGGTGGATCTGCCGAACCTCACCGTGACGGAGGCAAATCCGGCGCACTGGCTCGCCTTCCGGCGCTTTTCTTCCGACCAGGTGGTTCGCTTCAACCGCGTGCAGGTCGACATCCTGCGCGAGTTGTCGCCGGGGCGGGACATCACGCACAATGCGATGGGTTTCTATACCGGCTACGACCATCACGACCTGGCCGCCGATCTCGACGTGCTGGGGTGGGACAGTTACCCGCTCGGCTTCCTCGAGATGTTCCGCTTTTCCGAGGAGGAGAAGCGGAAATACTCGCGGCAGGGGCATCCCGACATCGCCGCCTTCCATCACGACCTTTATCGCGGCTGCGCGAAAAACGGACGGTGGTCGGTGCTCGAACAGCAGCCGGGTCCGGTCAACTGGGCGCGGCACAATCCCGCGCCGCTGCCCGGCATGGTGCGGCTGTGGACGCTCGAAGCCTTCGCTCACGGAGCCGAGCTGGTTAGCTATTTCCGCTGGCGGCAGTTTCCCAAGGCGCAGGAACAGATGCACGCAGGGTTGCTTCGCCCCGATGCAACGCCTGCGCCCGCGCTGGCAGAAGCTCGCATGGCGGCGGACGACCTCGCGAGGATCGGCGATGCGGGCGAGGCCCCGAAACAGGCGGCGCTCGTGTTCGCCTATGACGCCGAATGGATGACGCAGATCCAGCCGCAGGGAGAAGGGCGCTCGGCGCTGTGGGCGGCATTTGCGGCCTACTCGTCACTCCGGCGTTTGGGGCTGAACGTCGACATCGTCTCGCCTTCGGCTTCGCTCGATGGCTATGCGCTGGTCGTCGTCCCCTGCCTTCCGATCGTGCCGGATGAATTGGTCGCCAAGCTGGCGGCGAGCGAGGCGCAGGTCGTCATCGGACCGCGCACCGGCACGCGGGACCTCGACTTCGGCATTCCCGATGCGCTCCTTCATGAAGGGCTAGCCGAGTTCATTGGCGGCCGGGTGGTGCGCAGCGAAAGTCTGTCGGACCGGCTGGTGATGGCGGGCGATGGCTGGGAAGCGCGCGGCTGGCTCGACCATTACAAAGGCGAAGCAGTGCCCGAGATGGTTGCGAAGGGCGGCGAAACTGTCGCGCTGCGCCATGGCCGCGCCTGGATCGCCGCGGCCTGGCCGCAGGGCAGTTTCCTCGATACGCTGGTCCAGCGCGCCGCCAATGCAGCAGGCCTGGAAGCGGAGCCGCTGCCCGAAGGGATACGCCGGCGCAGGCGCGGCGATACGCTGTTCGAGTTCGACTACAACGCTGGCGAAGTCCGCTTCGAGCGATAG
- a CDS encoding alpha-galactosidase, whose translation MSTAELLALHGDEWSLVLERGERAVPLWRHLGARVEPGTLPKLGELRGPATFSLEGDHAMDALPVAGLGWFGPALLSLRDASGKALPVHFDTCEASSTTGSLVLQAADSISGICVTSTYRVLPGGGLEIAHHLENRSQGAVKIDRLASAVLPLPASAREIVSWRGRHNAELVECREPMPAHGWQRETRRGLTGHGGPCGAYILAEGAGWHTGLVISMQLGWSGDARLAVERDDEGFWVASAEASFQPGETVLQPGESFTVPPLLVAISTGGRNGAMAQMHGAVRDRIAWPGGAMSSRPVHLNSWEAVYFSHDEARIVALAKAAAEIGAERFILDDGWFRGRDHDRAGLGDWTPDARKYPHGIAPLADTVRSLGMEFGLWVEPEMVNPDSDLYRAHPDWVLAENGRERPTARNQLVLDLRREDVRDYLFDALDTLLSGARVSYLKWDHNRDHAPSGGAAQTRGSYALLERLRAAHPEVEIESCAGGGGRIDAGIAAYTHRFWTSDNIDAVARVPMQRGFLAFMPPEVMGSHVGASPSHATGRSQSLDFRAAIACQGHLGVELDPAAMAGDERRRLAGWIEFWKEWRGVIHGGRTLLGEGADGIVWQAQGTTEEMLLWVIRRDHGEDRRAQPVTLPFACGGEWDVQLLRHAGKHGVLTPRAAPAIKAMRETPHHFAGSWLANAGLPVPALAAESALIYHLKAIR comes from the coding sequence ATGAGCACGGCCGAGCTGCTGGCGCTTCACGGGGACGAATGGAGCCTCGTCCTCGAACGGGGCGAGCGAGCCGTGCCCTTGTGGCGCCATCTGGGCGCAAGGGTGGAGCCAGGTACGCTCCCGAAGCTGGGGGAGCTGCGCGGACCCGCGACCTTCTCGCTCGAAGGCGACCATGCGATGGATGCGTTGCCCGTTGCCGGCCTCGGCTGGTTCGGCCCGGCGCTCCTGTCGCTGCGCGATGCCTCGGGGAAGGCGCTACCGGTTCACTTCGATACATGCGAGGCCAGCAGCACAACGGGCTCCCTCGTCCTCCAAGCGGCCGACAGCATAAGCGGCATCTGCGTTACCTCGACTTACCGCGTCCTTCCCGGTGGTGGGCTGGAAATCGCCCATCATCTCGAGAACCGGTCGCAGGGTGCCGTCAAAATCGACCGGCTGGCGAGTGCAGTCCTGCCCCTTCCCGCATCGGCGCGCGAGATCGTCTCCTGGCGCGGGCGCCACAATGCCGAACTGGTCGAATGCCGCGAACCTATGCCCGCGCATGGCTGGCAACGCGAGACGCGGCGCGGGCTGACCGGCCACGGGGGCCCTTGCGGCGCCTACATTCTGGCCGAAGGAGCAGGCTGGCACACCGGCCTCGTCATCTCGATGCAGCTTGGCTGGTCGGGCGATGCAAGGCTGGCAGTAGAGCGCGACGACGAAGGGTTCTGGGTCGCCTCGGCAGAAGCCTCGTTCCAGCCGGGCGAGACGGTCTTGCAACCGGGCGAGAGCTTCACGGTCCCGCCGCTGCTCGTCGCCATATCGACCGGCGGCCGCAACGGCGCGATGGCGCAGATGCACGGCGCCGTGCGTGACCGGATCGCATGGCCGGGCGGCGCAATGAGCTCGCGCCCGGTGCATCTCAACAGCTGGGAAGCGGTCTATTTCTCGCATGACGAGGCGCGGATTGTGGCCCTCGCAAAGGCCGCTGCGGAGATCGGGGCCGAACGCTTCATCCTCGACGATGGCTGGTTCAGGGGCCGGGACCATGACCGCGCAGGCCTTGGCGACTGGACGCCCGATGCGCGGAAATACCCTCATGGCATCGCCCCACTGGCCGACACGGTACGCAGCCTCGGCATGGAATTCGGGCTCTGGGTGGAGCCGGAAATGGTCAACCCCGACAGTGACCTCTACCGCGCGCACCCCGACTGGGTGCTTGCCGAGAACGGGCGCGAGCGGCCGACCGCACGCAACCAGCTCGTACTCGACCTGCGGCGCGAAGACGTGCGCGACTACCTGTTCGACGCACTCGACACGCTGCTGTCCGGAGCAAGGGTTTCGTATCTCAAGTGGGACCACAACCGCGACCATGCCCCGTCTGGCGGAGCGGCGCAGACCCGTGGCTCCTACGCCTTGCTGGAACGCCTGCGCGCCGCCCATCCCGAGGTCGAGATCGAGAGCTGCGCGGGCGGCGGCGGACGGATCGATGCGGGGATCGCCGCCTATACCCACCGCTTCTGGACCAGCGACAATATCGACGCGGTCGCGCGCGTGCCGATGCAGCGCGGCTTCCTCGCCTTCATGCCGCCCGAGGTCATGGGTTCGCACGTCGGCGCCAGCCCTAGCCATGCGACAGGCCGCAGCCAGTCGCTCGATTTCCGCGCCGCCATCGCTTGCCAGGGCCATCTCGGGGTGGAACTCGACCCTGCTGCCATGGCGGGTGACGAGCGCCGGCGCCTCGCTGGCTGGATCGAGTTCTGGAAGGAATGGCGCGGCGTGATCCACGGCGGCCGGACCCTCTTGGGCGAGGGAGCCGACGGGATCGTCTGGCAGGCGCAGGGCACCACGGAAGAGATGCTGCTGTGGGTCATCCGCCGCGATCATGGCGAGGATCGCCGCGCCCAGCCGGTCACGCTGCCCTTTGCCTGCGGGGGAGAGTGGGACGTCCAGCTGCTCCGCCACGCCGGAAAACACGGCGTACTGACCCCGCGGGCGGCCCCTGCCATTAAGGCCATGCGCGAGACGCCGCATCACTTCGCTGGCAGCTGGCTAGCCAACGCAGGCTTGCCGGTGCCGGCTCTGGCCGCAGAAAGCGCTCTGATCTATCACCTCAAGGCCATACGATGA